From the Planctomycetota bacterium genome, the window GCACGCGTGAGCTCGATGACCGGGAGGATCGTCTCCGCAGCCCGATCGACCGCCGGCCGCAGCAGCATGACGTCGACGATCATGTGCTGGATGTCGCCGAGCGTGCCCGTCGCCTCCGTCAATCCCGCGCCCAACTCCCGCAGCCGCTCGAGGGCCAGAGCCGCCTCCCCGACCCGGACGGCACCGGCGACGACGGCCTCCTTCAGCCGCGTCAGCTCGGCGAGCCGCTCCGCGGCGGGGGCCGTTCCGGCGCCGGCGGCCTCGACCGCGTCGATCAGCCCTTCCATCCGGTCGACCGCGCCGTGGGCAGCGGCGATCCCGGCCTGCTGACCGGCGATCCGCGTTCCGAGCCGCTCCGTCTCCACCGCCACCTCGGTGGCCCGGGCGACCGCGGGGCCGGTCCCGGCGAGCCGGTCGCACAGTCCGGCGACGTCGGCGAGCACGGGGGAAGCATCGACGAGCCGCTCCAGGCCCGTGGTCAGGTCGCCGTGGACACGCTCGACCACCAGCAGCCCTTCGCGGGCCTCCTCGGCACGCCGCCGTGTCGCTTCGGCCCGGGCGACAAGGCCGTCGGCCGCCTCGAGGGTCGCCGTGACGCCGTCGAGCGCCCGCCCCGTGGCGATGATTCCGGCGTGCACCCCGCCGATCCGCTCGACGGCCGCGGCGGCTGCCGCCACCTGCTCGGTCTGGGCGACGAGGCGCTCGCCAAGCGTGCGGAAGCGGTCGAGCGCCGCCTCGGCCTCACCCAGCTGGCTCCCCTGGATCTGCAGCTGCGCGAAGAGCCGGTTGGCGGTGTTCACGCTCCCGGTCGTCCCGGCCAGTTCGGTGACCGTCCGCGACAGCTGCCCGACCTGCCGCTCCAATGCCGCCACCTGCTGGGCCGCCGGGCGGATGAGCACCAGCTGGGCGGTGAGCAGCACCGCCGCGCCACCGGCGACAAACGCCTTCCAATCGAACCGCTGGCCTTCCTTCGGGGCAGCAGCCATCGTCTGCTCGGTACCGATCGCCATGGCGGGATCTCCTTTGCCTGCCGGAAGCTGAGACCGGACGACCGTCGAGCCTTCGCCGATCGTCCCCTGCTTCTTGGATCGGCAGGTCACGCCGACCGGTAGAGTCGCCGCCCGACCACGAACGGTTGGTGCGGCGGAACCGGTTGTGCCGTGATCGGCAGGCACGCCGCAGGGGAGCGGCGCGGCGGCGGCTATACTCGCCACCGTCGCGTCCGTGGCTCAATTGGATAGAGCATCGGTCTTCGGAACCGAGGGTTGCAGGTTCGAGTCCTGCCGGGCGTAGTGGGGCGGCACGCCGCCGCGGATCGATTCGTCCGTCCCCGGCCGCTGTCGCCGGACGCTTGCCGGCGATCCGGCCTGCGGCCAGGACCAACGCTCAGCTCCGCGCCTGCCCGTGGAGGCTGGCCAGCATGCCGGGACGCGTGCAGAGATGCCGCTTGCCGCGCGACGAGCGGCTCGTCCAGAACGTCTTGAGTGGCCCCCGGATCGCCTTCATCTGCCGGGCGAGGCGGTCGCGTGACGTGACCCGCTTGCCGATCGTGTAGCGGACGACGCCGTCCTGGTTGATGACGATCGTGCACCCGCCGATCAGGTCGACCAGCCCGTCCACGGTCGTCGCGGTGCAGGATTGTGTCACCTCGGCGATCGTGTCGAAGAGGATCCTGCCGTCGGGGGCGACACGCCGGGCGATGCGGATCGAGTCGATGAGCGCCGGCGCGACCTGCGTGAAGCCCGTCGGCGGCTTGTCGTCGACGGGGAGGAGCATGAACAGGTGGGCCCGCTCCGGGGCCGTCACGAAACGCCCCAGCGCGTCGGCCTGCCGGGTGAGCTCGTTCTCGTCGGCGGGGCGACCGGGATCCCCGTCGAAACGCAGGTCGCCGAATGCCAGCCCCGGGACCTTCAAGCGCGTTTCGGGTGGCGCGTCCGGCGGCTGCCAGCGGAGCGCGTCTTCCGTCATGAACGGCACGCCGGCTGGGAAGATCCGGCGGCGCCGAAAGGAACGCATCAAGGCCTCCCGGTAGCCCCACTTGTCGACCGGCTCGACCTCGAGGTCGGCCGTGACCAGGGCCCGGAGGTACTCCCCGAGCAGCATGTCCACCGGCGGGCAGTAGTCGATCGCCCGGATGCACATCGTGAGGAACTGCCCCGCCACGGCGCACGTCTCGCGGCCGATGGCCGCGAGGAGGGCGTCGGCGAGCGGCTTCGTGCCGAGGTCCTGCGGATCGACCCCGGCGATGGCCGTCAGCCGCGCCGTCTTCCTCCGGGCGATCGTCACGAACGCCTCGAATACGGCCGAGACGAGGACGGTTCCCAGGGCATGGGGCTCGACGGTCGGGTCGTAGCACACCGGCGCGCCGCGGCCGTCCGGTGGCTCGTCGGAGTCGAAGGCGTGGATCCCCTCGACGTCGATCCCCGAGCGCAGCGCCCGCCTGACCAGGACCGCGCCGTCATCGGCCGACCGCGCGTAGCCGAACTCGCGGGCGATGTCCGTGAGCAGCGATCCGTGCCCGACGACGCCGCGCGACCGACGCAGTGACTGCTCGACGACGCCTGGATAGGTGAAGTGGAGGAACAGGGCGACGAGGTCGGCGAAGCCTTCGTGGAACGCCAGGACGTCGGGATTGGTCGGCTCCTGGAAATTCGCACGGAGGCCGTCGAGGAGGGCATGGGTCGTCTCGTGGGCGATGATGTCGTGCGACAGCACGGTGAACACCAATCCCCCGGGGATCGTGAAACCTGCCGGCCTCGCTCCCGCCCGGAACCAACCGAAAGCCAGATCACCGGACTCACGGCTGTAGTGGGCGTTTTGCTCCTCGAACGCGAACGGACGGATCCGCAGCCGGACGGTGCGGTCGCGGTCGGTGGCGGTCGGCATGCCGGGCGGGATCGCCCAGGCGATGTCGCGTCCCAGGGCGCGGCGAAAGGCCGCGTAGGTGAGACTGCAGACGGCGTAGGCCATCTGCAGGTGGAACCGGGGATCGGACGGCGACGGGGGCACGCCATCGGTGACGAGCAGCTCCGGGTCGTCGAGGTCGAGCGGCTCGGTTACCGCGGCGAGCGGCTCCGGCGGCTGGCCGGCCACCACCTCGAACAGTTGCCCCTTCGGTCCCGGATCGAGCTCCTCCCACGGGACCTCGACCTTCGTCACCCCCCCCTCCCGATCCGACACCGAGGGATCGAGGGTGTAGATCCAGAGCTGCCGGCCCACCGGCTTGCGCTGCTCCCGCCGCCAGCGATACGCCCGGGTCGAGGCCTGCCGGGTCACGCGTTCGCTGATCTGGTAGCGGACGGTCGACGCCCGCTTCCGCTCCCTCGACGCTTTCGCCATCGCGCCGCTCCCCAAAGGCTCAGCGCTTGCGCCGGGCCGCGGCCGCCGTGGCCATCAGGCCCGGGCGCGCCGTCTCCAGCGCCGTCCGCATCCGCAGCACCTGCTGGGAAGTGAACATGAACATCGCCCGGTCGTCGACATAGTCCATGTAGTTGACGAACATGTCGCCGGCCGGGCCGTTGTTGCAGGTCACCGACGGCCAGACCGGCGTACCGAAGTTGGGACCCTCGCAGTTCGGCGTGTCGGCGACCCCGTCGCCGCCGCTGCAATCGGGTGTGTCGCCCCAGATGTGGCGGAGATTGAGATAGTGCCCCACCTCGTGGGTCGCAGTGCGGCCGAGGTTGAACGGCGCCTGTGCCTTCCCGACGGTGCCGAACGCCGAGAAGTTGATCACGACGCCGTCGGTCGCCGGCGGGCCACCGGGAAACTGGGCGTAGCCCAGGACGCCGTCCCGCAGGGCGCAGACCCACAGGTTGAGTCGCGAGCGTGTGTCGATCGGCGCGATTCCTCCCGTCGCCGCGTTCTTCACGCCATCGTCGGTACCGAAGCCGCGGACGGTGGTCGGCGTGCGCGTCACCTCGACCAGACGGAAGGAAATCCGGGCGTCGGTGACCAGGCCTGCCCACGGGGCGGGCACCTTGGAGCGATCGGTGTTGGTGGCCCGGAAATCACGGTTGAGCACGTCGAGTTGGCTGGCGATCTGGTCATCGCCGACGTTCCCGGCGTCGGTCGCGTAGACGACGTGGACGACGGTGTCGACCGTGACGATCGGCATCTGGGCCAGGTCGACGGGGGCCTGGCGCTGCTTGGCGGTCGCCCCCTCGAGTTTCATGAGATTCATGCGGAACGCAGGGTATTTTTCCAGCAGCATCATGTGGGCCGCCATCGCCCCACAGACACGCCGCGGCACCCGCCCGCGCGCCATTCCGGTCTTTTTCGTGCGCTTCGCCATCGCCGTTCCTTCCTTTCGCCCCCGAGGTCACGCCCCACGCAGCGACCGATCCCGCTGCCCACTGTGATCGGCGTGACAGCCAGCCGCAACCGGACACGGCCACAAAAAACTGCCGGCCGGGGGCGCGAAGAACGTGGGCGCAAAAAAACCACCGGCCCCCGGGGATCTCCCGGAGGCCGGCAGCCGTGGGACCGGCACGCCACGCGTGCGAAGCGGCGGCAATCACCGCTCGGCCACGCACCGTGCATTGGGCTGCGTCAACGGCGAGCCCGTCGACTGGCCGCTTACCGGCGCAGCCCCTTAGTACAGTCACATTGCGTCACTGAATCACCTCCTTCTGCTACGAGGACCCCAGCCGTCGCGGCCTCTGCACTGGCCGCCGCCGGGCGATTCACCCCCCGGCCGTCACCGGGGACGCTTCATCCGCCGTCTCCCCCGGCGGACCGGAAGCCGACGGAAAGACGGGCCGGAAAGGAGTGCGGCTTGCCGCCGCACAGACCCTTCCGACCTTCCACACTGTAGCCCCAAACGCACCAACTGGACAGCTTTCGTCTCGGCTGCCCCGATCGTGATTGCCACCCCGGCGCCGGCTCACTTCTCGGCACTGATCCCGAGTTGTCCGAGCAGCGCCTTCGCTTTCGCCTTGATGTCGGCTCCGGGCTTCTGGATCTCGGCCAGCCCCTTCTCGAGGATCGCGGCCTTCTCCGCGCTGACCCCTTTCACCG encodes:
- a CDS encoding zinc metalloprotease; translated protein: MMLLEKYPAFRMNLMKLEGATAKQRQAPVDLAQMPIVTVDTVVHVVYATDAGNVGDDQIASQLDVLNRDFRATNTDRSKVPAPWAGLVTDARISFRLVEVTRTPTTVRGFGTDDGVKNAATGGIAPIDTRSRLNLWVCALRDGVLGYAQFPGGPPATDGVVINFSAFGTVGKAQAPFNLGRTATHEVGHYLNLRHIWGDTPDCSGGDGVADTPNCEGPNFGTPVWPSVTCNNGPAGDMFVNYMDYVDDRAMFMFTSQQVLRMRTALETARPGLMATAAAARRKR
- a CDS encoding peptidase M4, with amino-acid sequence MAKASRERKRASTVRYQISERVTRQASTRAYRWRREQRKPVGRQLWIYTLDPSVSDREGGVTKVEVPWEELDPGPKGQLFEVVAGQPPEPLAAVTEPLDLDDPELLVTDGVPPSPSDPRFHLQMAYAVCSLTYAAFRRALGRDIAWAIPPGMPTATDRDRTVRLRIRPFAFEEQNAHYSRESGDLAFGWFRAGARPAGFTIPGGLVFTVLSHDIIAHETTHALLDGLRANFQEPTNPDVLAFHEGFADLVALFLHFTYPGVVEQSLRRSRGVVGHGSLLTDIAREFGYARSADDGAVLVRRALRSGIDVEGIHAFDSDEPPDGRGAPVCYDPTVEPHALGTVLVSAVFEAFVTIARRKTARLTAIAGVDPQDLGTKPLADALLAAIGRETCAVAGQFLTMCIRAIDYCPPVDMLLGEYLRALVTADLEVEPVDKWGYREALMRSFRRRRIFPAGVPFMTEDALRWQPPDAPPETRLKVPGLAFGDLRFDGDPGRPADENELTRQADALGRFVTAPERAHLFMLLPVDDKPPTGFTQVAPALIDSIRIARRVAPDGRILFDTIAEVTQSCTATTVDGLVDLIGGCTIVINQDGVVRYTIGKRVTSRDRLARQMKAIRGPLKTFWTSRSSRGKRHLCTRPGMLASLHGQARS